From the genome of Arvicola amphibius chromosome 9, mArvAmp1.2, whole genome shotgun sequence:
AGCAAGCAGCAGGCGGTGAGCTGACGGGCCGCAGGGGTGGACCCGCCCAGGTGCAAATTAGTGGGCGCCTCCTGTGAGATGTCTGCAGGTGCCTCAACAAGAGACTGGGGTGTGAGGGGACTGAAGGGACCCTGGCAACATCGATGGGGGGGGCAGCCTTCACAGTCTGTGTGGAGTGTGGCAACATCGATGGAGGCAGCCTTCACAGTCTGTGTGGAGTGTGGCAACATCGATGGAGGCAGCCTTCACAGTCTGTGTGGAGTGCGACAACATCGATGGGGAGGGCAGAGCTTTATGGCCATTGTGGTGAGGTTTTAGACTCTGGGTGAGAAATCGGGATTGTGCTGACCTGTCCGGTATCTAGATGTTTTTGTGGGGTGCATGTAGTTTTGAAAAGGTTTCCCAAGCTTTATTCCGGATCCTCCCTTCTACACGCTGggatctttctttctgtttctgcttttttctgtctttccctgtcCCCCTCTCCCAGGCCATGGGCTCTCAGGGGAACCTGTCTGCTGAAGTGGAGCAGGCCACCAGACGCCAGGTCCAGGGCATGCAGAGCTCCCAGCAGAGAAATCGGGAGCGTGTCCTGGCTCAGCTTCTTGGCATGGTCTGTGACGTCAGGCCCCAGGTCCACCCCAACTACCGGATCACTGTCTAGGACGTCACAGGGACAATGTCCCGAGAGGCTGACTCCTGCCAGCTCCTTCCACAGGGAAATATCCCAACTCAGAATTGCTTGCTTGTGTAGCATGCACAGAGTCCTGGCTTTGATCCCTAGTACCCCCGCCCCCCGTCACTTCACATAATAACCAGTTCCTAGGAGAGATTATCCTAGGGAACAGGAGCCAACATTCTCCCGCAAGACTTACAAACAGCCTACTCGAACCCGAACCTCTGTGTTCCATGAGACCCTGGAACTATACTAACGAATGCCCAAGTCGTCCTCATCCGAGCCTTCTGTAAAGCCTGTGACATGGTGACGGGGGTGTGGATCGCACCCTGGCTTCAGAGCTGGCGGGTTTgggctcctctccctcctctgttccTTGCTGGCTGCGAGACTGGGACAAGCTATTTAACCTGGAAGCCCCAGTGCCCTCCTGTTTGTAACTGGAATGATAACAGTGCTCGCCTTGTAAGGTGGTGCTGTGGCCCGTGCTGTAAGAAGTCAGCACAGCTCCAGATGGGCACTAGCTGTGATTCGATGAATGGCAAGCCCGTGTTATAACCCCCGCCCCGACCCCCTGATACTCTGTTCTCGGCACTCCGTGATGCTCGGTCAGTGTGACTCCAGCAATCTCTAAAGAATGTCTGTGCTGCTCTTCCCAGGCACCTCATGGCCCCTGAAAATCAGTATGATAAAGCCATTTAGCCCCTCGCAGAGTCCCAAGTGTATATTGAACCCCTTAGCGCCTCTCTGTTTCTCGTGAGTGGGTCTCTCCCTTTGGCTCTCCTTTCCTGTTTTCCCGAAGCCTACTGCACCTCAGAGCTGAAGGATGCGGTGACACCCACTTTCACGGGTTCCTTTCTGTGCCCTCAACACCTTGCTTCCCCGTGCAACAGCAGTGTCAATAAAGTATCCACGACGTGTCACTTGGTGACAGAAGCCTCTTCTTGCCTCACCCTTTCTCATTTTGATTCACTAGCCTCAGAACTCTGCAAGAGGCTGAGCTGGGACGctttttggaaaagcaaaaacacatagtaatgcattcatttctcttaaGTGGGAGCACGTGCGGCTCCTCGGGAACAGAGGCCTGCATAGGATCACAGTAAGAGACAAGCTGGCGTGTCAGGACAAGCCTCTGCACCTTCCCTTGTTCTACCTGCTTATTagtgcctggtgtgtgtgtgcgtatgcacgtgtggtatgtgtctgtgcatgtgtgtgagagatgggggagggagggggagagagagagagagactgactgactCACGgtgtatcttattttttttttaaaagaaagatttacttattatatacaacattccttccatgtatgcttgcatgccagaagagggcaccagatctcattatagatggctgtgagccaccatgtggttgctgggaattgaactcaggacctctggaagagcagtcagtgctcttaacctctgagccatctctccagccccttcacgGTGTATCTTACTacgtatccctggctatcctggaatttgctaagGAGGccacctggccttgaactcacagagatccacctgcctctgcctcttgtgtactgggattaaagacgcacCAGCACGCCTGGCTTGACATTGTGTGTTTAGGTCTTGGCTCTCATTATGTAAAGTATCAGATGCTAGGCTGTTGTGTCCCCAGAGCCCAGGACAGCACTTGGCACATGATTGGCAGCTGGCGAATACCgtagagctggggtgggggaccGCTCTGTGACTCCCGCTCCTGCAGCAGCTCCTCCCGTAGTGAGGAGCTCCTTTCACCCAGGACTCGAATCAGTGAGGTAACCTAGTCTTTCCTTGCATGACTTTTCTGTAGGTAGACATAAAAGAAAGTCCATTTTTGCCAGATAGCGCACTAATGAAAGACCTAAGAAACGTCTCCACCAAGTCTAGACTGGCAGACTGAGGGGCCCATTGGCGGTAGTGTGGGTGGTAGGTCACTCACAGGAACAGGGAGACCAGAGCAGCTTCTCATCAAAAAGTCGTCTTCCTCCATCATCAGAGCTCTCTACATAACTTGTACGCGGATCCACCCGAGACTCCCGTCACCAGGGACTGTTTACCCTGACACAGTCTGGGAGAAGGGCTCTGTGTCTTGCAACTTCTTTCTGAAAGTCTTCTCTGATCTCATGAGGGGGGATGTGTCAATCCAGAGGAAATAGCTATGCAAAATCAACCAGAGTTTTGAAGTAGGGAGACAGTCGTGATGGGAAATTGGGATGCTTCTATCTTGGTGTGACCGTGCTACCTGGATTTCTTCGGCTGTCTTGCTTTATTCTCTGTTTGCTTATGTTTATAGGAGTAGTTAAGTAGGGCACCGTGCctactgcctttaatcccagcacttgaaggctgaggtgggagaattGAGGgtctgaggctagtctgggtGACTCAAACTCACTGACAAAGAAAAGGAATCACGGTAAGATGAGGACTCTCCTTGCTCTGGGCCACTGGCCCAGGTTGAAGCATTGCTAAAACCACTATGAACGTTAATGAGTCATATAAGTGTTTATTGTAAGGGCTCCTCTGATGTTCACCAGCAGGTGGGGCAATTTGATTCTCTACTGACAGCTGCGGACAATTCCTTTCTGCCTAGGCTGCCTTAAGCAGGGCTATCAGCAAGCCAGTCAGATCAGTCTTTGCCCAACACTGGCCATTTTGAACACTTTGAGAAAACCACCCAGTGATGACAGCTAAATGTTCCAGCTTTTTAAAGTGTGGCCTCAATCAAGACTGTTTCAAACAGCCggctactggatttttttttgctatcagAAGCTTTGATGGACTCTAGACGACATTTAGTTCCCTGTCATGGTCCCGTACCACCCCCTCCAAGGTAGCGTGGTGGAACTTCCCATTCTGGAGCAGAGGTGCCTTATGACTGGTAGTAAAAAAGGGACAATACTGATTGGTGCAAACACAAGCCTTCACTTGCACGAATTTGCTGTGGTTGGTGCAAACACAAGCCTTCACTTGCACGAATTTGCTGTGGTTGGTGCAACACAAGCCTTCACTTGCACGAATTTGCTGTGGTTGGTGCAACACAAGCCTTCACTTGCACGAATTTGCTGTGGTTGGTGCAACACAAGCCTTCACTTGCACGAGTTTGTGTGGTTGGTGCAAACATCCCTTGCTGGCTGTAAAGCAGCATGTTTGGCTCACTTGGTGGCTCAGCAGGGATAACCGGGGATAAACCGTACTATGTTGCCCTCCTCAGTGCTACAACGTTAGGTCCAATAAAAGGCTTCTCTTGAGAGGGCTTCTCCGGCCTTTTAGGCTGAGCTGGTAATAGCAGGAACAAAGAAGCGGCTGAGAACCTGGGAAGTCTTCACAGCCGTGGGCCCCAGATACCTCTCTCTAGTGCACTACGGCCCCCAGTCCCGGCTTGGGGCGCACACAAAAGCTGTGGCGTCCGTGATGCCAACATGAGAGGGCGCCACCGGCCACCACGTCTACGCACCTCCCGCAGCAGCGGACACAGCCTTGGTGACAATGGCACCTCTCATGGTTAAGCGGTGACGTGTGCTGTCAGGGAAAGCTAGCGCTTACATTTATGATGCAGCGGGTCAGCAGAACATCACTCTCTATGTAGGTAGCGTCTCAAAGAAGGGAGTACTACATATATAGGGGGAAATCCAGGCTGAACAATGGAGCTGCTGGGGTAGGACTAAGGGCATTCTGctctcattaataataataataataatgatggaAAATCGCTTAACTCCCCAACCCCACCATTTGTTTTAACACTTAGACAGAATGCAAAGCTCCATTTCCCAAGCTGCTACGCTGCTAGTGTCACTTGGATGGATGGTGCTCATTCTCCCCGCAAACCCCGGCCCCGCACCCTCCCCCGGGGAGGCCTGACGGAGCTCCGCCACCCGCAGGTCACCTTGACGACCAGGCTCAGGCCCCCGTGAGAACGCGTCCCGCTCGGCACGCAGAGTCCGCGGCGTCCAGAGAGAAGCCTGGCGtggcaaaggaaacaaaacaaaagcaaagccgaACGCCGAGGGGAGAGGCGTGGAGACGCGGAGAAACATTTCGGGGAAGAGGCGCGAGCTTCGCGCCGCGCTGCTGTCCCCAGCGGCGGCGGAGGGGCCCGAGGACGGATTCCAAACAGGCGTTTCTCAGAGGCAGCCCCGGAGCGCGCGCCGCGGGAGGCCCGCCGCGGGGCCGACTTCCGGCATCCCGCGCCTGCGCCCTGGCAGCCGGGAAGGCGGCGAGGCCGCGGCCGCGCCTGGAACCGGAAGTGAAGGCAGGTTCCCGCCTCCGTCCGGGCCGCCGCCGCCATACGCGCTCGCAGCGCTTAGGTAAGGCTCGGCCTCGGGCGCCATCCGCCGCCATCCGCCCTCCCCGCGCCGCGTCCCGCCGCCCGCGCCGCCGACCCCGCTCGTCCGGGCCGGGGTCCCGCTGCCGGCGCGTAGTCGGGCACCCGACTCCATTGTCCTCGTCCCTTCCTGGGGAGCCAGCCTTGCCGGGCCCCCGTCCAAGATGGTGGCCGGGGCCGCCGCCGCGTCCCTCGTGGCGTGGGTGACCCAGCgggtcccttcccctccccctgggGCCGCGGCGGCCGGAGGCGGCGCCATAGGAGGGCGGGGCCGCCCGCCCGGGCCCGTTCCGAGCGGCCCCCGGATGGCTGCCTCCGTGCGCGGCCGGCGGTGTCCACACGGAAGGGCGTCCTCCCGGGACGCGCGGGGCGGCGCGAAGACTGAGGCCGGGCAACCGCTGCCGTTTAACTGCGCACGCTCCAGCCTTCCCggttgtgggctttttttttctggctttgagCCATTTGCACCCCTGCACCCTCTGCACCTCCTTCCTCCTGCACCCTCTGCTCCTTCTGCACCCCTGCCCCTCTCGCACCCTCTGACCTCTCCTGtatcccctcctcccagctgcaCCCTCTGCTCCTTCTGCACCCCTGCCCCTCTCGCACCCCTGCATTTCCTGCACCTCCTCCTGCACCCTCTGCTTCTGCACCCCTGCCCCTCTCGCACCCTCTGACCTCTCTCCTATACCCCTGCATTTCCTGCACCTCCTCCCCCCTGCACCCTCTGCTTCTGCACTCCTGCCCATCTCGCACCCTCTGACCTCTCCTGTACCCCCTGCATTTCCTGcacctcctctgacctctcctgTACCCCTGCATTTCTTGCACCCCTGCCCCTCTCGCACCCTCTGCCCCTTCTGTACCCCTGCGTCTCTAGCACCCTCTgcacctcttctctctcctgtaCCCCTCCCTGCATTTCCTGCACCCCCACACCCTCTGCACCTCCTGTTCAGGCCGCAGGCCTCCCGGCCCACCTTCCCTCCCGCTTCCCCGGGGCCGGCGCTGGGATCGCGGGGTGTCCGCCGCCGGGACGGGCGCCCAGGTGATTCTGGACGGGTGACCACAGCCACATGATGTTCGCAATTGCAAGTGAGCGCTCCGGCGCAGTGCTGACCTTTATCTATCACCCTTGACTGATGGCTGATGGTGGGGACCGACACTGGGCCGTGACAGGGACAGCGCAGCCTGATGTCTCTTCGTCCCCGTGCATTTCCCCCTCCCGCCAGTTGTTTTTCGTGCTCATTTTTCACGGTGTCTGAGACCGCTCTCCACATGTCCCGTTTGGtgttgtatgtgttgtgtgtctctctgtcactTTCCTTCCAGGCAAGGTTTGTAATTGCGGGAAAGTAGGAAGAAGTGGGGTGGACGAGAAGTACAGAGTCTGTTCATgactgatgttttcctttttttgttgccccccctcccccccagctctTCTGTCAGAACACTGgtgtctttcccttctgttcCTCGAACgcctctttccccttctgtctCACCTGCTCTGGGACCACTCACCCCAAGACCTCTCTTCCCCGTGCCGGCCCAGTTATGGCAGAGAATGACGTCGACAACGAGCTCTTAGACTACGAAGACGATGAAGTGGAGACAGCGGCTGGGGGAGATGGGACTGAAGCGCCTGCCAAAAAAGATGTCAAGGGCTCCTACGTCTCCATCCACAGCTCCGGCTTCCGAGACTTCCTGCTCAAGCCAGAGCTGCTCCGGGCCATTGTAGACTGTGGCTTTGAGCATCCATCAGAAGGTAGGCAGAGACCTCATTAAGCATCTTAAGGAGGGGATttgtgccgggcggcggtggcgcacgcctttaatcccagcactcgggaggcagaggcaggcggatctctgtgagttcgagaccagcctggtctacaagagctagttccaggacaggctccaaagccacagagaaaccctgtctcgaaaaaaccaaaaaaaaaaaaaaaaaaaaaaaaaaggagggggttTTTGTTTAGGGATAGGCCAGGCATGAGAATGTATCCAGATGTCAGCACTAGAAGACTCTCGTTGGCTTTGATCAGACAGAGGGCCTGGCTGGACCTTTAGTTCCTGTCTTTGTGTTTCAGGCCAGGACAGCTGTGGTCTCTGACAGCCGTAATAATTGGTCTAAAGGTGCTGTGTTCTGGGTCATATGCCACGTCCTTCATTTTGTCCAAGGTTTCAGGGTTACCTGACCCAAAAGCATAGGAGGAGAATTGGCTTGTGGTAGGCATTCAGGTTCCTGGGTTGTCAGAGTGTAGGGAAAATAAAGACAGCCAGGAACATTGGAGGTGAGCTGCTGGCAGGTGCCAGGGGGTTTTTTTTAGCACGGGGAGGCCTGAAGCTAAGAAGGGCTTGACCTGGGTGTAAATGTGACCAAGGGAACAGAGATAGGACGGGTCTGAAAGGTGATAGGTACCAGGTGAAAAATCTGGAGTATTGGCTGGGAAGAAGGGGTTGGCGTGGTGCACAGagtcttccccctttcccttctagTCCAGCACGAATGCATCCCTCAGGCCATCCTGGGGATGGACGTCCTGTGCCAGGCCAAGTCGGGCATGGGGAAGACGGCAGTGTTTGTGCTGGCCACTCTGCAGCAGCTGGAGCCAGTCACGGGGCAGGTACGTGGGCAGTGCTGGGGAGGGCACGGAGACTGTGGCTACAAGACATTCTCAGAGCTGGTCTCCCTGCCAGCAGGGGTAATGTTCTGTAGCAGCATGGGCTTAATGGTTTAAATCTCCGAATTGATGTCACCGACAATTTGCCAGACACTTTTGTGATAGTCACTCTGGAGAGGGTGGCGAAGGACTGACTTCACTGTGTCTCCGTTGCTCCCTGGAAGGTGTCTGTGCTGGTGATGTGTCACACTAGGGAGCTGGCCTTTCAGATCAGCAAGGAATATGAGCGCTTCTCAAAGTACATGCCGAACGTCAAGGTAAGAGGGTGAGACGCCAGgaatgggagtgtgggggtcagagtATTAGGTGAGCTCCCGCAGGTAGTACGAGTGCCTTTACTGCAGTGGCAGGGCCTTCTGCAGCTGTCCATGCGGTGCAGTGCTGTGACTGCATCTGTGTCCCTGAGAGTTCACGATGACACTTTGATTCACTTGTTCTGCTAAGTGAGTCTGCTCCTGAGCCACCTATGCATAATTTATGTAGTCTCTGCTGGCAtggcagagggcaccagatctcactacagatggttgtgagccaccacatggttgctgggaattgaactcaggacctctaggaagagcagtcagtgctcttaacctctgaaccatctctcccagCCCCAACCCCgtgccttgtttttgtttgtttggttggttttttgttttgtttttcgagacagggtttccctgtagtttctagagcctgccctggaacttgctcttgtagaccaggctggcctcaaactcagagatccacctgcctctgcctcccgagtgctgggattaaaggcgtgcgccaccaccgcctggccaagaGTCAATCTTAAACTTAAAAACaaggcacgcgcctttaatcccagcactcgggaggcagaggcaggcggatctctgagttcgaggccagcctggtctacaagagctagctccaggacaggctctagaaactacagggaaaccctgtctcgaaaaaccaaaaaaaaaaaaaaaaagattgactcTTACCAAATTACCctggtaggccttgaactcacctcaGACTAGAGCCAGCCCTGaacctgagcctcctgcctcagcttcctgaatagtTGGGACAGGCCTTTGCCTCCTGGTTTGGCTGGAGCGCTCTTCTGTTCCCCAGCACTGCTTGTCAGACTGCTGGAGATGGGGTGTGTGTAGCAAGAGGAAGCAAAAGCTCAAACCGCTGTGTGGACTCAAGAGTGATGAGAGGTGGCCGTGTCTGCTACGGTGTGACACGGTGTGGACTTTGACCAGGAGCTTGGCATCGTTTAGGGACTTGGAGATGATGTGTTGCTATGCTTAAGTGTGTGGGGTCTGCTGTGACCAGAGTGCTTCATGGCCCTCTGATGGGCGGGGTGACGTAGACGCCTGTTCTGGTTACGGTGGGGGAGAATAGTCCTTTTGCTCACAGTCTTTACAGATAATAGTGTTGCttggttgagaaaaaaaaatctcaccatggGCAGGTgattgccatcctcctgcctctgtagcTTGAATGCAGGGGTTATGGGTTTGTGCCACCACCCTGACTCGACTGTATGTTTTAAACTAGTAATTTTGAGGCAGAACCctaaactgaaaataattttttaaaaaccaaagtaGGGCCAGAGAAGTGGCTCTGGTTAGTGTATGTTGTGCAGCCTGCTGGCTGAGCTGTGAGCGCATACCGCGTGGAGGCGGGAGGGAGAGCAGGCTCCCACCCCAGCATGTGCACACAACACGATGGGTTGTTTATTTAGTCATCCGCCCGTCTATTTATTTGgactggctttctctgtgtagccctggtagTCTTGTAACGtgctctgactcctgagtgctgacattaaagcatgcagtgcaccaccatgctctaCCCAGAATGCTCTTAGGGTCAGGATCATATACAaggctgagccaggcatggtggcacatgcttttaatttcagcacttgggagacaggggccTGTGAATCTCTGaggcgtggtctacagagtgagttccaggatagctaggactacacagaggaaccctgtcttgggtAGGGGTGAGCCTGGATGTGGTGTGTGCGCCTATAGTTGCAGTTAGTTAGGCTGAGCACCCCAtatgctgcccccccccccacgtcaGTCACTTACAGAATTGTCTACCTTTCTTTGGTTCTGCAAATGACCTATCTAGTCACCATTAGGTTTAGCTTACTCTTCCTCAGTAGTTATTGCAGACCAAAATTTATATTTGGGAGCTTAAAGATGTAAGGTAAAACATTTTGGGCATGAATGCTCCTGTTTGCCACGAACCTTGTTAACCATTAGTGGTTTTGGAGTGAGAGTGGAGGAAGAGGCTACCATAGAATAAGCcttggggaggctggagagatggctctgaggttaagagcactggctgctcttccagaggtcctgagtacaTAATTAAgtatacactgtatacataaatctttaaagaaaaaagaataagtgtGACATTGTGCTCCCTGATTGTTCTTTCCCCTTGAAACTGGAGAAGTCCACGGGGTACTTGATAAAGTATTACAGCTCAGGCCCCAGCATTCACCCAGTCGTTTACACAGGCAAGACTTaatcttggcactcaggaggtcagccaaagctacaccAGCTGAGTTAGGGAAGCttagtattttgtgtgtgtgtgtgtgtgtgtgtgtgttggtagtaACTCAAACTTAACTGATGGCTTCTTGTGTTCTTGCTGTTTCCATTCTTCTAAGAAAGCCATGGCTTTAGATTCACATGGGCCTCGCTATGTGGGTCAGCCAGGTCTATgtagagagtctgtctcaaaaaaaatatttgggtGACTGGACACCCATCATCATTCCTGCCCCCAGTTGGCCCCGCAGTGCTGATCAGGTCCCTTTGTTTCTTACCTGGTGTTTGGAGGCTCATGAGGCTCCGCTGTCTGGCAGGGTGGTCTGTGCCTTTTCCTAGCAGTTGGGCGGCAGACAGGCTGATCACAAAGTGAGTGtaaggccagtcagggctacacagtgagacttatcacgagagaagaaaggggggggggggaaggaaaatAACGGGGACTCTGGGGGGGACTGGAGCCTCGTCCTGTCTCGTGAGCCTTTCCTGTTGGCTGACAGGTGGCAGTGTTTTTTGGCGGTCTGTCTATCAAGAAGGATGAAGAGGTGCTGAAGAAGAACTGCCCACACATCGTTGTGGGGACTCCCGGCCGAATTCTAGCCCTGGCTCGAAATAAGAGCCTGAACCTCAAGCACATTAAACACTTTATCTTGGACGAGTGTGACAAGATGCTTGAACAGCTCGGTGAGTGGCCGTGGTAGACCGGGATCGGGGTTTGGGAGCTGCCCCTTGGAGCCAAATGATGTTTGCTTGACACGGGAGCACGCGTGTGCAAGGACGACTCTGGATCTATCACCCATGACTGATGGCTCTgcattccttttcctcccctgggGTTGGGCACtgaaggccttgtgcatgctggccTGTTAAAGTAGAGCAGAGGGGCCGCCTTCTGCCCCAGGACagaatggttctcagcctttctgatGGTGCAACTGTTGTGACCCCAGCCATGagattttgttgctatttcataactgtaattctactgttatgaatcagcatgtgaatatctgatatgggaccctTGTGAAAGGATgttcatccccctccccctgtctggactcacagattgagaaccactgtggtaTGTAGCATGCGGGACCAGAAATTCATAAGCAGATTTCTAGAGGTCAATTCTGAGGTTCATCTGAGTGTTCACAGAAGTCATGAGTTCTGGTGGGGTAGTGTGACACGTGGGGTTAAAGAAAATTTTTtgtcccccccccttttttcctttccttggttttttgtgacaatgtttctctgtggctttggagcctgtcctggaactagctcttgtaaaccattAGAAtggtatcgaactcacagagatccgcctgcctctgccttccgagtggtgggattaaaggcgtgtgccaccaccacccggctaaaagaaaatgttaaggatTTTGTAGAGCAGTTGAGCGGACGGCTCTTTTAAGGACCTGGGTTTATCCCAGCACCAACGTGGCAGCCATGATGGTCCGTAATCTAAGAAGATCTTGTTCCTCTTGGTCTCCATGGGCCCCGAATAGAAGTGGAGCACAGACAGAAAGAATATCCATACACTCTAAAAAGAAGGTGTTCATAGGGTGagaagtggctg
Proteins encoded in this window:
- the Atp6v1g2 gene encoding V-type proton ATPase subunit G 2; translated protein: MASQSQGIQQLLQAEKRAAEKVADARKRKARRLKQAKEEAQMEVEQYRREREQEFQSKQQAAMGSQGNLSAEVEQATRRQVQGMQSSQQRNRERVLAQLLGMVCDVRPQVHPNYRITV